The following are from one region of the Zymoseptoria tritici IPO323 chromosome 13, whole genome shotgun sequence genome:
- the MgCda1 gene encoding uncharacterized protein (Putative chitin deacetylase; in yeast together with Cda2p involved in the biosynthesis ascospore wall component, chitosan; required for proper rigidity of the ascospore wall): MAVGCSSSPKHVALTFDDGPSPHTSKVLKTLAEANVTATFFVAGASDEEYSLVEKTRWLVEIQASGHQVESHTWKHFNLSDAAPKDIEDNVNINEQWMIQTTGHRPRYLRPPFGECDKVCLTTLHRMGYRVVRWNLDPQWSVERQRWVNLYTELEESTNTLWQYPIHEVWSTLGPVVLMHANIPGTAETLLPEVLAFYKKKGYKFVSMTECLGGRQW; this comes from the exons ATGGCAGTGGGCTGCAGTAGCTCGCCGAAGCACGTTGCTCTCACGTTCGATGACGGCCCATCGCCTCATACCAGCAAAGTCTTGAAAACGCTGGCCGAGGCCAACGTTACCGCCACGTTCTTCGTTGCAGGCGCTTCGGATGAAGAATACTCGCTCGTCGAAAAGACAAGGTGGCTTGTGGAAATCCAGGCTTCCGGACATCAAGTTGAGTCGCATAC ATGGAAACACTTCAATCTCTCGGACGCGGCTCCAAAGGACATTGAGGACAATGTG AACATCAACGAGCAGTGGATGATCCAGACAACCGGTCACCGCCCGCGATACCTGCGACCACCCTTTGGCGAGTGCGATAAAGTATGCCTGACTACACTTCATCGCATGGGTTATCGTGTGGTCAGGTGGAACCTCGACCCGCAGTGGAGTGTCGAGCGACAGCGTTGGGTTAATCTCTACACCGAGCTCGAGGAGTCCACAAACACACTGTGGCAGTATCCCATACACGAAGTCTGGTCGACTTTAGGTCCTGTCGTCCTCATGCACGCTAATATTCCGGGAACAGCGGAGACTCTTCTCCCCGAAGTTCTCGCATTCTACAAGAAAAAAGGGTACAAGTTTGTCTCGATGACGGAATGTTTGGGCGGCCGTCAATGGTAG